One segment of Panicum virgatum strain AP13 chromosome 3K, P.virgatum_v5, whole genome shotgun sequence DNA contains the following:
- the LOC120698603 gene encoding uncharacterized protein LOC120698603, producing the protein MDQLVNELSATGQGADSKAQSPPKKAGRMLLEGNWAEYGRTYLALFLRLQIGVFLQFFWCFPFRQPRSSFRLPRSRAWPTRDAVRRPRRRRRARKPHGRKASPQAALQHAAAGKASPGRPASARTGVKGRIWEEIMEKYFKRKAPELDSSINPRNLCVEDINWEEEIKYDPGLRKQIDSYHPNQREKVRRKYLENGPCQPRTCNFPVSYIGDKPRRFIPEWFDEFGSWLEYSESKGRAYCFYCFLFREKKDAGYEAFVVNGWNGYHRKDRLRLHVGDVGGLHFVAMKKCDDLLRREQHIDVAWNHHCEKAKRAYFTRLNGSIDTARLLLKQGLPFRGHDE; encoded by the exons ATGGACCAATTAGTCAATGAGCTTTCAGCCACAGGCCAAGGCGCAGACAGCAAGGCCCAAAGCCCACCAAAAAAAGCAGGAAGAATGCTTCTCGAAGGAAACTGGGCAGAATACGGAAGGACGTATCTTGCTCTGTTCTTGCGCTTGCAGATTGGCGTCTTTCTTCAGTTCTTCTGGTGCTTTCCTTTTCGCCAGCCGCGCTCGTCTTTTCGCCTGCCGCGCTCGCGCGCTTGGCCGACACGCGACGCGGTGCGGCGACCTCGACGCAGGCGCAGGGCACGCAAGCCGCACGGCCGCAAGGCAAGCCCGCAAGCAGCACTGCAGCACGCAGCAGCAGGCAAGGCATCGCCCGGCCGCCCAGCGTCTGCAAGGACAGGGGTCAAAGGGCGCATTTGGGA GGAAATCATGGAGAAGTATTTTAAAAGAAAAGCACCAGAGCTAGATAGTAGCATCAATCCACGAAATTTATGTGTGGAGGATATAAATTGGGAAGAAGAGATTAAATATGATCCGGGCTTAAGGAAACAAATTGATTCTTATCATCCTAATCAGAGAGAGAAGGTGAGAAGAAAATACTTAGAGAACGGGCCTTGTCAGCCTCGCACATGCAACTTTCCTGTTTCATATATTGGAGACAAGCCAAGAAGATTTATTCCGGAATGGTTTGATGAGTTTGGAAGTTGGCTTGAGTATAGTGAGTCCAAGGGTAGAGCATACTGCTTTTATTGTTTCTTGTTTAGAGAAAAGAAAGATGCAGGATATGAAGCATTTGTTGTTAATGGTTGGAATGGTTATCACAGGAAAGATAGGCTACGACTACATGTTGGTGATGTTGGTGGCCTGCACTTTGTTGCAATGAAGAAGTGTGATGATTTGTTAAGGAGGGAGCAACACATAGATGTTGCTTGGAATCACCACTGTGAAAAAGCTAAGAGGGCTTATTTTACACGGTTGAATGGATCAATTGATACTGCTAGGCTATTGCTGAAGCAAGGATTGCCTTTTCGTGGTCATGATGAGTAA
- the LOC120698598 gene encoding multiple organellar RNA editing factor 8, chloroplastic/mitochondrial-like translates to MATASRALLLSRAALSPLPAAAASRRLPTLLRPLAAAASLLPASVAPSPGAGVRCFATQPATSSLRDSSPNWSNRPPKETILLDGCDFEHWLVVMEPPPGDAGNPDITRDEIIDGYIKTLAQVVGSEEEARQKIYSVSTRHYFAFGALVSEELSYKLKELPKVRWVLPDSYLDVKNKDYGGEPFINGEAVPYDPKYHEEWVRNNARANERSRRNDRPRNFDRSRNFERRRDNMQNFQNRDVPPGQGYNAPPPPPGQNQMPSRDGPPHHAQGHMPRPPPPPQAGGGPPNYQQGGTPGYPQAGYTPGSAPGYQQGGAPGYQGGPPGYQGGNQGYQGNPGPAYQGGNPNAPPPYQGYGNPPPPPPYQGGNPNAPPPYQGGGNPGYGGGGPGYPGQGGNSNYQ, encoded by the exons ATGGCGACGGCGTCGCGCGCGCTCCTCCTCTCCCGCGCGGCGCTCTCGCcgctccccgccgcggccgcatcccgccgcctccccacgctcctccgcccgctagCCGCGGCCGCGAGCCTCCTCCCGGCGTCGGTGGCGCCGTCGCCCGGTGCCGGGGTGCGGTGCTTCGCGACCCAGCCGGCGACGTCCTCGCTGCGGGATTCGTCCCCCAACTGGAGCAACCGCCCGCCCAAGGAGACCATCCTCCTCGACGGGTGCGACTTCGAGCACTGGCTCGTCGTCATGGAGCCGCCCCCGGGCGATGCCGGCAACCCCGACATCACGCGCGACGAGATCATCGATGGCTACATCAAGACCCTCGCCCAGGTCGTCGGGAG TGAGGAAGAAGCTAGGCAAAAGATATATTCGGTGTCAACGCGTCATTACTTTGCTTTTGGTGCCCTTGTATCTGAGGAACTTTCTTACAAACTAAAAG AGTTACCTAAGGTCCGCTGGGTTCTTCCTGATTCATACTTGGATGTGAAAAATAAGGACTATGGAG GAGAACCATTCATAAATGGGGAAGCAGTTCCTTATGATCCCAAATACCACGAGGAGTGGGTCAGGAATAATGCTCGTGCCAATGAAAGATCTCGGCGCAATGATAGGCCCCGCAACTTCGACAGGTCAAGGAACTTTGAGAGGAGAAGGGACAACATGCAGAACTTCCAGAACAGAGATGTGCCTCCTGGGCAGGGTTACAATgccccaccacctccacctggcCAAAACCAAATGCCATCCCGTGATGGCCCTCCGCACCATGCTCAGGGCCACATGCCtcggcctccaccaccacctcagGCAGGTGGTGGCCCGCCAAACTACCAGCAAGGTGGTACTCCTGGCTACCCACAGGCGGGCTATACCCCTGGTAGTGCCCCTGGCTACCAGCAAGGTGGCGCTCCTGGCTACCAAGGCGGACCTCCTGGGTATCAAGGCGGTAACCAAGGTTACCAAGGGAACCCAGGCCCAGCTTACCAAGGTGGCAACCCCAACGCACCTCCTCCATACCAAGGTTATGGCAACCCACCACCACCCCCCCCTTACCAGGGAGGCAACCCCAACGCACCTCCTCCATACCAAGGTGGTGGCAATCCTGGCTATGGCGGTGGCGGCCCAGGCTACCCAGGCCAAGGAGGCAACTCGAACTACCAATGA
- the LOC120698600 gene encoding patellin-3-like, with translation MADETKQEAAPAAAAAAAEEKPAPAAEETAVAAVEEKAVEAVEEKAAEADSEEEKKAEEALEAAAGDEAAVIDGAGSFKEESNLVSDLPDPERTALAQLKELVAAALANGEFDLPPPPPPKEEPAKEEAAPAKDEATKEEAAPVKDEEPKAETAASEEPAKEEAKLAAEEPKAEAPAEAAAEEVRAEAPAPEEPKAEEAAPAKEPKAEEPAKEEEEPKAEAASEEPAKPSEPEEKTVVVAEEEGTKAVEAIEETVVPAASEPAAATAEAEAPAAEPKEELIWGVPLVGDDERTDTVLLKFLRAREFKVKEAMAMLKSAVLWRKRFGIDELLGADLGLPELEKVVFYRGADRESHPVCYNVYGEFQDKELYEKAFGDEEKRERFLKWRIQLLERGIREQLDFSPSGICSMVQVTDLKNSPPMLGKHRAVTRQALALLQDNYPEFVAKKVFINVPWWYLAANKVMSPFLTQRTKSKIVFCSPGKSAETLFRFIAPEQVPVQFGGLYKEDDTEFSTSDAVTELTVKPSSKETIEIPATENSTVVWELRVLGWEVSYGAEFTPDAEGGYTVIVQKTRKVPAHEEPIMKGSFKVNEPGKVLLTVNNPASKKKKLLYRFKVKSTAESA, from the exons ATGGCCGACGAGACCAAGCAAGAagccgcacccgccgccgccgccgcggcggccgaggagAAGCCCGCACCGGCGGCCGAGGAgacggccgtggcggcggtcgAGGAGAAGGCCGTGGAGGCGGTCGAGGAGAAGGCCGCGGAGGCGGActcggaggaggagaagaaggcggaggaggccctggaggcggccgcgggcgaCGAGGCCGCGGTGATCGACGGCGCCGGGTCGTTCAAGGAGGAGAGCAACCTCGTGTCCGACCTGCCCGACCCGGAGCGCACCGCGCtcgcgcagctcaaggagctcgtggccgccgcgctcgccaacGGGGAGTTCgacctgcccccgccgccgccgcccaaggaGGAGCCGGCCAAGGaagaggcggcgccggccaaGGACGAGGCGACCAAGGAAGAGGCGGCGCCGGTCAAGGACGAGGAGCCCAAGGCTGAGACGGCGGCCTCCGAAGAGCCcgccaaggaggaggccaagCTTGCGGCCGAGGAGCCCAAGGCGGAGGCGCCCGCAGAAGCTGCGGCCGAGGAGGTCAGGGCTGAGGCTCCTGCGCCAGAGGAGCCCAAGGCCGAGGAGGCTGCCCCAGCGAAGGAGCCCAAGGCcgaggagcctgccaaggaggaggaggaacccAAGGCCGAGGCGGCGTCCGAGGAGCCTGCCAAGCCATCGGAGCCGGAGGAGAAGACCGTCGTGGTGGCCGAGGAGGAAGGCACCAAGGCGGTGGAAGCCATCGAGGAGACCGTGGTCCCCGCCGCGTCCGagccagccgccgccaccgctgaggccgaggcgccggcggccgagccCAAGGAGGAGCTCATCTGGGGCGTGCCGCTGGTGGGCGACGACGAGCGCACGGACACGGTGCTGCTCAAGTTCCTCCGCGCGCGCGAGTTCAAGGTGAAGGAGGCCATGGCCATGCTCAAGTCGGCGGTGCTGTGGCGCAAGCGCTTCGGCATCGACGAGCTCCTGGGCGCCGACCTCGGCCTGCCGGAGCTGGAGAAGGTGGTGTTCTACCGCGGCGCCGACCGCGAGAGCCACCCCGTCTGCTACAACGTCTACGGCGAGTTCCAGGACAAGGAGCTCTACGAGAAGGCCTTCGGCGACGAGGAGAAGCGGGAGCGCTTCCTCAAGTGGCGCATCCAGCTCCTCGAGCGCGGCATCCGGGAGCAGCTCGACTTCTCGCCCAGCGGCATCTGCTCCATGGTGCAGGTCACCGACCTCAAGAACTCGCCGCCCATGCTCGGCAAGCACCGCGCCGTCACCCGCCAGGCCCTCGCCCTGCTCCAGGACAACTACCCCGAGTTCGTCGCCAAGAAG GTGTTCATCAATGTGCCGTGGTGGTACCTTGCAGCTAACAAAGTGATGAGCCCATTCCTGACTCAGCGTACCAAGAGCAAGATTGTCTTCTGCAGCCCCGGCAAGTCCGCGGAGACACTCTTCAG ATTCATTGCTCCGGAACAAGTGCCTGTCCAATTCGGTGGCCTCTACAAAGAGGATGACACCGAGTTCTCCACCTCTGATGCTGTCACCGAGCTCACCGTCAAGCCATCATCAAAAGAAACCATTGAGATTCCAGCTACTGAG AACTCCACGGTCGTGTGGGAACTCCGCGTGCTAGGATGGGAGGTGAGCTACGGCGCCGAGTTCACCCCAGACGCCGAGGGCGGCTACACCGTGATCGTGCAGAAGACGAGGAAGGTGCCCGCCCATGAGGAGCCGATCATGAAGGGGAGTTTCAAGGTGAACGAGCCCGGCAAGGTGTTGCTGACCGTGAACAACCCGGCgtcaaagaagaagaagctgcTGTACCGGTTCAAAGTGAAGAGCACCGCCGAATCCGCCTGA